CATTTATTGTCACTGTAAATTTGAACCGAAATATTCTTTTGCTTTCTACTGCAAAAGAAAATAGATGGGTGTTCATTACGATTTTTTAtcgatttattttaatatattttcccaacattattttaattttttatccgGCATGGGCATCGGGCATAGAGTTGATTTATTGGGACGTGGATACATAACGGCCATCaacaattttttaatacatCTCCGATACAAAGGAGACATGTAGCAGAgcacttaatatatatatatatttttttttataagtagcacttaatatatttatttacctaacgtaagttttttctttttggccGTCGCAGTAAAAAATCATCTCAAGATCAGAGCCCAAACTCGAAACCTACTACACCACCTGGGACGTCAACAACTCCAACAGGAGGAAGTACGACGTGGACGCCGGAAGATACATCGATGATATACGAAGGAGCTCTGGATCAGAGCAAAGCATCACCGTCGTCGTATCGTCTTTCGTTATATGGAATCACAGTGACACTCGCGCTGGCCTTTTGTCGGATGTGGTGGCTCTTTTGACCTAACTTTTATTTTGTTCCCGCGGTAAACACTGAATCAGGACAGTGTGGACCCTCACCAAAGCCTTATCTCTTCCCGGCCCATGTGACTTTTTTTACTTTGAACGACGTCGGATTGAGTCAGAGTTGAAAAAAGTTGCAGTGAAAAGCTCCTTGCCCAAACTACAAAAGATTCTTGTTTTTGGTGAGGAACATGTGGGCAAAGAAAGTGGGCTGCTTGTGGACTTCAAAAAAGACGggaatcatatttgtttaatctttAATAGAACTATTATTCAGGAATTATAATGTACACTGTTATAAGGTAATCTATAAAATTTAAGTTGATATATGGACTTCATGTGTGTTTTGTTCCCGTCTCTACATATTAATAAACTGACTTTCTAAGCGCATGATAGCCATAAGAAATTCATAGATTCTCTGCTATTAATGGAAAAGTAATCATAGAAATATAAAGTGATGTGGTAACCACTAGCTGAGAAAGAGATTAAATAGATAATATTAGATTAAGGGTgagttgatgatgatgaggccTTTGGTAGCGGGAGTGGGAAACTAATAAATATAACCAAGTGTCCATTTCACTGCATATAGTTTGACAAAAATATCCATATGAGTAAAGCCATCAAGGAATGAATATTATTAGAATATATACACACGCTTTAAGGCATCTCACCATTACGCCAAATTCtacactaaaataatatttatactaGGTAGTAACTCGCACCTTGCGCAGGATGAGATGATTAAATTTAGACTTTGCGAgattaaaaaacattatatttgaTTAATTTGGATATTAGTTTGTTTTGGATTGATAGTTTCGGGTGTTAATGAAGAGGATATAGATTGGTCATTTTATGTagtaattatataaaaactacaaaaaagtaagtaagaatcagaaaactattttaaatcaaaaaccTCAATTCCATTATAATAACTATGCGTATCTCATTCTTTCAAATACAAAGAATTGTCTAAATATAAATAGgtattgtaaaaataaattcaaaggaAAAGTAAGATTAAATAACTTTAAGACTTCAGAAATCGATGATTGGAATCgtgcaataaaaaaatttcaatatactAGGAATAACCAAtggatatattttatatatattactcatataaaataacaaacttAGAATGCTATGCTTACTGAGATTTGAAGAACTGAATCTCTGGGATGTTAGAATCAAACAAAATATCAGAACCACCTTCCATGTTTGTAACATAATTTAAACCACCTATAAAGTAATATCGACAATAAgaacacaaaccaaaaaaatctgaatataaaattaaagattGCAAATAAATATACTATGCCTTCTCCCTACTCAATTTGCCATAACCTTAAAACAGTTACTACAACATCTGCAGTATTAGCACGCCAGAATGCATTTAAACGATGGGCTAGAGCTCCATAAGCAACACACTGTATATGAGTGTACCTGATAATATCGGGAAAGTTATCAGTCAATATTACTTCTACAGACATGGTCGTATTTCCAATTAACGGATGTATCAAATGAAAAGTACAAACCCGAGATTTATTAAGGAGAACTCCAACTAATACATAATTGAGTAATAAATGTTAGCAGGTTGAGCTAGCTTAGTAGCTATAAGATCTTCAGCCATTGGTGGATTAAGTTCAACAGCAGAGACATTGTATGCATTGGATATGCTGCGCTTATCTGTTAAAGTAAACAATGTATTCAGTTGTATATAGTAAAAGGCCCTATGATAGAACTGACGTTGACAATATAagttacaaataaataatataaagccAAACTTGCCTTTCTAAACTTTGATCTTCCCAAATCTGATGACACAGATAATAGCATGCTCCCTACGCATTTGGATAGCTTCCATCACATCCGTTGCAAAACTTCCCCATAACACCGTCTGTAGACGCTCATCACTATAAAAAGATGGGCTTagtttgatttaaaataaaccaaGGACAGTCGAAccaatatacaaatataatcgTGATATTATTACGCTGAATTTCGTAGTTCCAAGGCCATCTTGTTTGTATCTTTCCCATTGACTGAGACAACGTCAATCGGGGATACTTCAACAATTTTTCCAATGACATCTGTAGAAAGTATTAAACAGATTATAAAGatagttaattttttataacaaagaTAATAGGGAATAAATACAATTCTATTTAAAAACTACTCACCAACCAATTAGTCCGAATTGAGTGACCCATCAAGAATATCACGGTAGTTTGCAGGATCAAACCCGGAAACCTCAGAAGGAAAATCGCAATCTCTAAAACGTGTGGTTTCAAGGAAAGAGATCTTGTATTGATGGTTAGTAGTTCGGTATGAACCACATGACTGTCCCACTGAGAAGTTGATGAATATCTTTGAACTACCTTCTGACAGCTGTGGATCAAATTGATTAACCAAATCCTTCTTCACAGACGCATGAATCTTCACGCCCTGAAAAAAACATTGGGAGTAAAAAGATAATTAGAATTATgcttttataaaaaacataGGTTTATATCAGGGTGAGAATAAATATGAAGAAACTAACGTTTGAGTCGACCACAACCATCTCAATTGTCAAGCCTCCTGCAGCGGAGTACTGCTTCCAAAGTCGAATGATCCTCACCCTGATCTTCCACATTGTTTTGAAAGAAGCCATAAGTTTGAGGTCAGACACACTGCTGAAAGAAGCCATAAATTTTCTAGGAAAAATGGTATAAAGAATGTATAGATAAGCTGTTGTTGTGTTATATTGTCGATGGCCTTAGGGCCCTTTATATAGTTTAGAAGTCGTACAAAAAAATAGGTATTAGGGGATCTTTTGTGATCACTATTAATTAGCCTTGGGGAAAAAGAAACGAAATTACCGTGTACAATACTTTaagaaagtttcatttttctaaTATTTGCCGAGATTTATTTAATTACATCAACCCAATTTACTTTTAATAGTAAATGAACATATATATTGATTTCCTTCCCTCGTTCGTAGGATATATTTCTTGCTTAAGAAAGTCAAGTTATATTAACTCTATGCAATCCTGCAAAAAAACGTGATATTATATATGAACATTCATTAATGTTAAAATATACACTTGTCTATTTAATAAGTGGTATGTGAAAATGAAATATAGTGTAAGCGACCTTAACATTCCATTTGTCGTGAatcatacacatatatattgacATATTTTGTAGAAAAGGTTTATATCTTTACAAATTAAATGTTCATAGCTTGTAGAACAGGCAAACGTGATGTATATGTAAAGTCAATTAGCTTGTAGAAGAGTCAAACATGATATAGTTAACTGACGTATTATTATATGATGGTTAACATGATTTAGTTTATAAAGATGTATAAATTAGTACAAAATATACCAGTAAACGATTAAGAAAAGAGCCTTTATATAAATGTACAACAAATAACCCTACAGTACATAAAACACTTCAgacaaaaaaatagataaacgaaaacaaaaaatcttAAGATTATGAATCAAACaccaaaaaaatactaataagAATAAAACAAAGGCATCTTTTCCGGATAAAGACACGCATCATATAACTCTTCAGCCACTTTTTTCAGTCTTCGCTTTCTTGATCGTTACCGATGGACCATGATTGTTAGCAGAACTCTGGTAAAAGGCTGGCTCTATTCTTTCGATTGGGGATCCTTCACGTTTAACAGGAGCCTTCACATTAGATGTAGAGTCCACAGAAGAACTTTCGGTTACCAGCACACAACCCTGAAAAACCCGAATTGTTATTTAAACCTTAAAAACTTCGGAATATTCAAACATAGTTAGTTGAGTTCAATCCATATATTACCTCTTGCTCTTCGAACCGATGAGAAAAATCAGGGTAGAACGTATTCGAACCTACctaataataaaaagtttaaagttttcaacgtttccaaaatcaatatataaagaatcagatagatattaaaaatacatgtaCCTTAGGATATGAGGACACGTCAAACTCGTTTAGCATATATGGGCTGGTGATAATCTTTTGCATGTGAAGTCCATTGCATGTACCTTAGGATACTTTGATTGTCCAGCTCGTAAGTGTATCGCACCTTGATGTGAAATCGAAGGTACTATCTAGGTACTTTGCATGTACCTAATAATCATATCCTTTGGGTTGTAATCTAAAGACATTCTATATAAAAATTGGACGGTTAATATTTTCTAACATGTTTGCATGGATCTGCATCCAAACTTTTAAAGAGCCGTGTTTTGAGGAGGATCTCAATCACACCACTTATGCATATGCGCTCGAAAAATAATTTCCAAAACCGCATTGATCTTAccaaccaaaaatatattttaacatcaaAACCTTTAACATCAAAACCATTTTAGACAAATTGAGATCCTCCTCAAAACGGAGATGAGAACGCATGAGAACGCATGCGAGTTTGTTTATCACAGCCATCATCTGTTTCTTGGCCTTGCTCTCTATCACCACCACCGACGTCTGAACCACCACAGCTgccaaggagatgaagagtgCGATGAAGTCAAAGATGAAGAATATTATGAATGGTGTCGTTGATGCAATGTTGGCTTCTCCTAATGAATGTCCATCTGGAAGGTTGCTTGTGTCTTCTACGTACTGCCCCGGGACAGTGAGGATAGCTGCGAACGCCACGGTAGCTATCAGCACGGCGACGACAGTGGTTGAGTTGATCGCGTTGTTGAGACCTTCTGTGTGCATTTTGTTGAGCTGTTTTGCGATTCCTTGAACGCGTCTTCTGGTCTGGCGCGTATGCTCAAGCTGATTATGAACCTCATGCTTGATATCGCTCACTGTCTGTTTCAGCTCACGAGCAGGGTTAGTAGCCCCTGAGGGCTTAATGGTCTTGGCGCTGGGGACGCTGTGCTTCTGCAAGATGAGAGCCACCTCTGGATTCCTAACCTTCTCCGCTGTGTCGAGCGCCGTTTCGCCTGTTCTGTTAACAGTTTTTGTGTCTGTTATGTTGTTGTCTAGCAGCAATTTGACGATATGTGATCTGCCTTTTCTAGTTGCGATGTGCAGCGCAGTGTTTCCCTTTGTGTCTGCTATATTGATAGAGGATCTATCCGCTTTGATAAGCTCCTCTACGACCTCCACGTTTGTTCCTTTGGCTGCCATGTGAAGCGCCGTTTGGCCTTTCTTGTCCATCCTTATTGCGATAGCTGGCTCTGATGCTAATAGAGCCTTGACGACCTTCACGTGCCCGTTTCTGGACGCAGAGTGTAACGCGGGTTATTACCGTAGCAAGCATATATACCTTCCATAGAACGGCACGCAACAAGATATTGCTCACAAGCTAATTCCCTATGCCTCTTACGTAGTCATCGAACACGAACACATCACGTACGGTTGGAGAATTGGAGAACCAACATAAGCACTTAAGAAAATAACACCCGGTTTACGTGAATTTATGTTTCAGAAGGGCCACAAAAATTATGGAAAGTTTTGTTTGCATTTAAAGC
This Brassica napus cultivar Da-Ae chromosome C6, Da-Ae, whole genome shotgun sequence DNA region includes the following protein-coding sequences:
- the LOC106403206 gene encoding ankyrin repeat-containing protein At5g02620-like, whose translation is HSASRNGHVKVVKALLASEPAIAIRMDKKGQTALHMAAKGTNVEVVEELIKADRSSINIADTKGNTALHIATRKGRSHIVKLLLDNNITDTKTVNRTGETALDTAEKVRNPEVALILQKHSVPSAKTIKPSGATNPARELKQTVSDIKHEVHNQLEHTRQTRRRVQGIAKQLNKMHTEGLNNAINSTTVVAVLIATVAFAAILTVPGQYVEDTSNLPDGHSLGEANIASTTPFIIFFIFDFIALFISLAAVVVQTSVVVIESKAKKQMMAVINKLACVLMRSHLRFEEDLNLSKMVLMLKVGSNTFYPDFSHRFEEQEGCVLVTESSSVDSTSNVKAPVKREGSPIERIEPAFYQSSANNHGPSVTIKKAKTEKSG